A window of Rhipicephalus microplus isolate Deutch F79 chromosome X, USDA_Rmic, whole genome shotgun sequence genomic DNA:
AATACTCTCTCAGGAGAAGGTATAAACGAATGCCACAAGAGGTAGCCCTCTATCGAGTCAAGTGAGTACTTTTAACGACACTTGCACCCATGTCAGAAGCCCAGACGCGTTCCTGAGGTGTCAAACCTTATAGAGCGCTGCTTAGGTGAGGGTGCCGTTCTTCGGAGGAAACCGACATGCGTAAGTCGTTGGAAAAGCAGCAGCCTGTTATGAACCATGTGTAATGAAGTAAGCTTAGGAGCACTACAACACTAAATATACTGCGCTACTCGGACTTGAGTgatcttttgtttgttttcataaAAAAATTCCAGAAACCTCTTTCACTGACGCCACGGGTGAAATATGTTGACTCAGACAAAGGACAAGCTATAAATTTTTATGCGGAAGGTTACAGTGATTTTACTGGAACTAATTAGAGCATGAATTGTACTCACACGTGTGGCATACGGAGGCCTGATTTATTCAAGTTGCTTCGACTGGCCTGTACCTATCGCGAATGATGACCTTGCGAGTCGTCATTGCCGCATCGAGGTTATAGTATAAGGCGAGCCCCCTAACAACATCACGCCTTCAGGAATTACAGGCTATGGAGATTATGAGCAAATATATAATAAACATAGCTCGGTAAAACTTCTCAAATGGGGTGTGTTATAGCAGCGCATAATTGGATATAACTTCATTCACGTCATTATTTTATGTTCTCTATATGAAAACTAAATAATAGAATGAAAGAATATGCACACAAGTCTTAGTTGCATATAAATATACAGGTATTGACGTCATGCATAACAAAACGAAAAAAGCACCGCGTAGTGTGAAGCTTTGCTAATTTCTCCATGGGTTATGTCAGCCCAAATCGCACCTTTGTGCGGCGGTTGTAACAAAAAGGAATATCTCCACACAATCCTTCACCTTGCCGCCACAGGTTTAGCGTCACGCCTCTGAGAATTAGCGATCTTTCATAAGCCCCCTTCAAATACACTTCTATACATCAGCCAACCCTTGCAATGCAAGCACTGCAAATAGCATCTCCATAGTCCCTTTTCCAATCACATATTTACATCCACCCGAGTCACCATGCTGTGGCTGCGCAGATCGCAGTGATTTATCGCCAGTACGGAAGAATATGGTAATGCGCCACGTTACATGTGGATActtgcgaagaaaaaaataaaggaaaagtaAGTATAGCATTTGTACTAACTTGAGTCAAAGTGGATGAGCATTACTATATCTTCCCAAGCAGACTTTTTTCAGCCTGCTTGTATGTTAGCTATATGTGCTACTTATACACGTCCCGCACATATGTTCCGTTTTCAGGCAACATTCGGTAAACGTTTGGCTCTAAAACCCTATCAATACTGGTATCGCAAGATATTCCAAGCCTCGACAAAACAGGACCAATAGTCTTGAACCACGATATTAAATGAATATACAGAAGCATAAATCTACAGTTTGGTTTGCGAGGAGCATTCACTTCCGGCCTCTTACCAGTCAGTcataattttttgaaaaaagTTGGTCCTCCAAAGAGATCAATTTAGTCAACTATGAGCGTGCTGAAATTGATGATTTGCTAGTAATTGAAAGTGATCTTTTCGTTGCCAATCAACATGTTGATGAAGCGCACTGTTGCAAACCTTTATACTCCCATTCCGTCGTCCTCACGGTACAACACGGAACGCCTAAGCTATTTGTATGTCTCAAAAGTAGCGGTGAATAGGCGCCACATAGCGCTAAGCGCGGTATCCACTTCAACATCATGTATTCCTTTGGTTGTGCTCATAATTGACGTTTTACTATACCGCTAGATTTCGCTGACTAAAACTGAATTCGCGCCGCCACGTCCCCCTTTCTCTCCATCGCGAGCGTGTCCCAGGAGTCCACGAGCTCGATCGCCTCCTGCAGCGCAGTTGGCGCCGTACAGGTCAAATCTTGTATTGCCCAGTCGGTTACAGCggggcgtcgtcgtcgtcgtatgTCTCGACAAACTCCTCCTCGTGCGTCTCGGCGTTCTCGGCTGTGGTGCTCGACTCGTCCACGTTGCGGCGGCAGTCGGTCTCTCCCGTGGGAGACGTCATGTTGCGTTCTTCCTCCTTGCGTGTCGTGGTCCGTTTGATGGTGGTCTTGCCCTGGATGGTGCGCTTCTTGGTCATCTTTACTCGCCGAAGTGAGCCCATCTGCAGAGGTGGGAACGCCGCACTTATCCCTGGCACGTGCGTACTGTCCTGCAGAGGGCAAATGTCAGTATGAGGATGCCCGTTCGTAATATGGCCGGCAAACACTTGCATGATCAAAGTGAGACGCTCATATTCATAAACGACCAGTTTATGTCCATTCGTCCCTGCACTACGGGGGGCCTTTGAAACCCGAATAAAATGAACAGTAGAATGCGGCTGCTCCGAAGCGTACGCATTGATTTCATGAAAGCGTAGATCGTTCAAAAGGTTCATAATATCTAGTAAAACCATTGCCTTCAACAGTAGCAATTGTCGGTGCAACAGTGTTGCAGTGATTGCTTCATTATTTGTTTATGAGAAAACAATATATTTACTCTTACTGACTGCTGAAGACCTGATCAACTTATTTTCAAACACGTTATGTTGAAAAAGTCGCTGTCATTTGATTTCGTAAAATAAAGAACTTTTCAACTTTTAGACATTGTCTTTATCTTTTCATAGGGTCACAAGCAGTGCGCTAGAAGCGATTTTCGAGTAACTGAACATGCACGCATACTTTTACGCAATCGAGTGATGAAAAGAATGTTGCAAGCTTGGTAAGGAATTTCATCTTTAGAGCGTGGAACTCAATTTTCTTTGGCAGTTTGAGCATTACTATAGCGTAGGTCATTCACAACATTTAATACatgagtagagagagagagaatttatttacagaaacaTTCAGTAAACTTTAGGATGGCTGACCTTAACAAAATCAATAGTGTCAAAGGTGCCAAATTTCGTTTTATTCTTTAACATATTAGAATCAAACTTCTGCCACCACGAAGATAACTTTACTGACAATTTTGGCACCGATTTTAGATTCTGACCAATACTCTCTTGTAAAGTAATAGTAAGCAGAAGTCTCACCAACCATACTATTTTATCTGAAAGTACATTCACCTGAAAGTACATTCAACTGAAAGTACATAATCTGAAAGTACATTAGAACATTTCTTATTGTTAGCCGTATTAAAAAGGTTGCAGCCAAAGACTTTCAAGCCAGACATTTTTAACACTTTTTGCTATGAGACAATGATAACCGTAGCAATAGAAACACGGTATATTATTCGTCATAACATGGTGAACAATCTGTGGACCTTTTCAAGAGAATCGACCATGCACATTGTTGCCACGTACGTTTcttattgttatttttgtttcatttcgTGTTCACTCAAAAAACCTGTTAgaaatgctcagcgcaaactgcgcctcattgttcgAAAAGGTTCGCGATTATTGTACGTCGTTCTGTCAAGGGGCTTTGGCAGGGCACACGTACGTCAGTTTTTACGTATTAATATTTTAGAAACTGCTGTGAGTATTCACACTAAGAATACCATTGGTTATGATGTGACACCCTTTTTCATGTCTATAGATTGCCTGTCCTTCCTATGGCCCGCTGCCAAATTTTAAAATGGGTTATGTAATTTTAAGGTGCGTTTTGCATTACAATCCTTTTCTCTGCAAGTACCGAAAGGAATGTAATGAAATGTAATGATATTCAGCCATTTTATTGTAGACTCTCAAACGTTATGTCTGAACTAAAAAAATAAGACATTTTTTATGGAGATTCtgtgaaaaaatataaaattaCTGCATTCACAAAGCCACAGGAAGTGCGCTTTGCGgtttaattttttattgcttcAGTTTTTACAAAATCTGCTCATATTTTATTTGAGATTGTTTGCAGCATGCTGTAGTTTATGCACGCAGATTAAATAAAATTGATACGAAACATTTTATAAAAGGCACATTGACGTTCAAATAATTTAAGAAACGCTATTCGAGAAAGACGAAGTTTTGCGTGCGGACACTGCTTACGCCAGAGGGCGAACAGCGCACTTTGGTGCGGCATTTAAATCACTTGGAGAGGCGTCTCGACGTCGCGCTTCCGCCGGTTTGTTCCTCAGAGTGCAGTAGATTTTTCGGTGTCAGAATTgcaaaatcaattttttttgGCTTACTCCACCGTACTGCCTTCAGACTGCGCGCAAGGCGTGAACACTACAGATTATTCCAGAGTTTGCGCgacgaccagtgataaggctggaatattcgacagcacatgtgtaaatgccgacgcgcttcaccgcttgtcagttgatcgatgacCAGTGCCActctgctactgtaatcagactttccgttcaCCGGCTACAAGTCCGgaaaaataaacagtttgatctgaaaatccagtctgctcccttcgccCACGTCGCAACCCCGTGATATCTGGTAAAGGTGCTTTCCGGCCCATGTACCGAACGCCCCCCTCTAGCCATGAGCCATGCCCACGCCGTGAAGCAGACGTCAACGCCAACCTCCATCAGCGAGCTAGCCGCAGACAATGAGGGCTACATCCAGAGTACGGTGCTCTACTCGATCAGACTAGCAAACCGAAGGCCACAACCACTACTGCAACAACTATGACCACCCATGTGCCAACGCCCCCCACGGTCGAAATGCAGCAGCCGAGCTACCGAGCTTCCGCAGATCATCATTTGATGACCCGAATTAAGACCTGGCTGGAGAACGACTGAGTGACCGCCTTCAACCAGTGGGACTCGGAAGAAAAGCTGCGTCACTTGTATAGTCTGCACTTGAAACCTGGGATCTCTTCCGCGGCGcagccccgtcacggtggtctagtggctaaggtactcggctgctgacccgcaggtcgcgggttcgattcccggctgcggtggctgcgttcccgatggaggcggaaatgttgtaggcccgtgtactcagatttgggtgcacgttaaagaaccccaggtggtcaaaatttccggagccctccactacggcgtctctcataatcaaatggtggttttaggacgttaaaccccacaaataaatcaatcaatcaatcagcggcgCATCCCTAAGTGTTCACGACTGTcaccccccctcacacacacacaaaagactGCTTCTTTGCTGAAGAGATGATGAAACTTTTCCGCCAGTCCGACGCTGCTGTtaccaaagacaaaaaaaaaatgttggactGCTTATGTTAGGTATGAAAGAAGACATGCATGGGACACAATCATTCGTTAAACGTGAtcttcgcatacaacacagccGTGCTGGACGCAGATGACACCATACAATTTGGTGTACGGAAAAGGTTAAGCACAGGTTAAGTATGCGTTTGTATGTGGGCGTGTATAAATACagaagtaaaataaaaaattggccccgtatctgcacgttatactgtaaatgtcgccgaaagacgatagtcttgcgtctgtagaGAGTGAAAAAACGCTTATTTCatcttctgcgcaagaaaatcggtgaatggtattctggaggcgctgcgttagagtgcctcgggagtgcagcggaggcgaattaGCGCATCacgtcatgtcacacgtgagacctGAGTGCTAtccggcagttatcttggaaaacgaagtgtgcgtggcgtgcgcgcccgtctaggaggtgataaggtgtaaaacgcaaggcgacgtgtaggtgccaccaccgtgccgtcttagCAAGGCGttcgaaacactcgccttttcgtgcaagcgttgcatcgttagcgcagcgtgataagcgctacagtccctataattacttatgcatgctttttctagtaaaaaggcacacatacagacTATGGACGTGATTTTAcagtgtctcagatatgcgcaataatttatttttaattgacaatcgcaaaagtatgaacgctgaaccttgagcaatattggtgggcgctgcggatggggttggcagtTTGAGGTAACGTTAGGGGCCGCTTGAACTTTAGAATATCgataagggtggacaaacagacaaatgatcAGACAGACAATAATTTCTTCcgcaaggtccccaagaaagactatcgtctttaaaagactaCGGGGTGGAACTTGATGAAACCCTCTGGCTGCGCGCCTGCCGCACTACATGCTTGAAGTGAGCAGTGTATCGTCGATCACGCCACacccccccctccctccacctttACGCACTAATTCGGAAATCCTGTAAGCTTTATCCTCCGTTAAACCCCCCGTAGAGGCGATTCCCAGCCGCACTATGAAAATCAAGAGGCACTGCATAATGATGCACACCGCACTGCATAATGCGACGCATTACTAACCTGGAAGGAAGATTTTTTGCATTGGCTCTCGGCAATGCGCTTCCGTTGTTCGCCGTCAATTTTCCGCGTGAAGGCATGCTCGTTGTCAATGGTTTCTTCTTCGAGCCGCTTTTCGATGCCGATCTTCACTTCGTTCACGTCGTCCAGGTTGAGGGAGCGATCCCCTGGTGTCCGTTTCAGGGTTGAAGGAAGTCTGCACGTGGAAAAATGGAGGTACTTTCTGCACGCTATTTCTATTCGTACGAGGCTTAAGCCAGCGATCATTCGAGAATGTGAGAATGCTGTAAGCTCATACGGGTTTGTACATAATAGACATGTGCATTTATGAGAACTGTCCTGAATGTCCAGCGTCAAGGCCTAGGGTCTTTAACCTCTTTGTGGTGGCATCGGCACCCACACACCTTGAGCTGCGGTCGCCACAGTACACCCTTGTTGCGATGCATATTTGTAAAGTGTGTATATATACGACCAGGACGAGGTACTACTAAATGCATCGTTACAGGTTCAATtctcgcggggggggggggggcacatatcTGCGGAAAATATGAACAATAAAAATCCAATAATTTCGTTTGTGCATTTTTGAGAACTGTCCTGAATGTCCGGCGTCAAGGCCTAGGGTCTTTAACCTCTTTGTGGTGGCATCGGCACCCACACACCTTGAGCTGCGGTCGCCACAGTACACCCTTGTTGCGATGCATATTTGTAAAGTGTGTATATATACGACCAGGACGAGGTACTACTAAATGCATCGTTACAGGTTCAATtctcgcgggggggggggggggggcacatatcTGCGGAAAATATGAACAATAAAAATCCAATAATTTCGTTTTTGTGCATTTTTGAGAACTGTCCTGAATGTCCGGCGTCAAGGCCTAGGGTCTTTAACCTCTTTGTGGTGGCATCGGCACCCACACACCTTGAGCTGCGGTCGCCACAGTACACCCTTGTTGCGATGCATATTTGTAAAGTGTGTATATATACGACCAGGACGAGGTACTACTAAATGCATCGTTACAGGTTCAATTCTCgcggtgtggggggggggggggcacatatcTGCGGAAAATATGAACAATAAAAATCCAATAATTTCGTTTTTGTGCATTTTTGAGAACTGTCCTGAATGTCCGGCGTCAAGGCCTAGGGTCTGTAACCTATTCGTGGTGGCATCGGCACCCACACACCTTGAGCTGCGGTCGCCACAGTACACCCTTGTCGCGATGCATATTTGTACAGTGTGTATATACACGACCAGGACGAGGTACTACTAAATGCATCGTTACAGGTTCAATTCTCgcggggtggggtgggggggggcacATATCTGCGGAAAATATGAACAATAAAAATCCAATAATTTCGTTGTTGTGCATTTTTGAGAACTGTCCTGAATGTCCGGCGTCAAAGCCTAGGGTCTGTAACCTATTCGTGGTGGCATCGGCACCCACACACCTTGAGCTGCGGTCGCCACAGTACACCCTTGTTGCGATGCATATTTGTAAAGTGTGTATATATACGACCAGGACGAGGTACTACTAAATGCATCGTTACAGGTTCAATTctcgcggagggggggggggcacatatcTGCGGAAAATATGAACAATAAAAATCCAATAATTTCGTTTTTGTGCATTTTTGAGAACTGTCCTGAATGTCCGGCGTCAAGGCCTAGGGTCTGTAACCTATTCGTGGTGGCATCGGCACCCACACACCTTGAACTGCGGTCGCCACAGTACACCCTTGTCGCGATGCATATTTGTACAATGTGTATATACACGACCAGGACGAGGTACTACTAAATGCATCGTTACAGGTTCAATTCTCgcggggtggggtggggggggg
This region includes:
- the LOC142777125 gene encoding uncharacterized protein LOC142777125 gives rise to the protein MAEADDDDAKNAAKVASEPSMTYVQESAELRALIDTVSRPRPSEGDNTGMLLGQYETAFPEFKRPPQRLPSTLKRTPGDRSLNLDDVNEVKIGIEKRLEEETIDNEHAFTRKIDGEQRKRIAESQCKKSSFQDSTHVPGISAAFPPLQMGSLRRVKMTKKRTIQGKTTIKRTTTRKEEERNMTSPTGETDCRRNVDESSTTAENAETHEEEFVETYDDDDAPL